The sequence CACTCATTCCCTCAGTGACATCACCTCTGCTTCGGGTGACTCACTGACCCACTTCCCAATGGGATAGAGACACacggagagagagaaacagaaggATGGGGGAGGTGTATTATACAGTTGTAGGATCTATGAATAGCTGCGAGGTGGAGTAGGGAGAGATTGGATGAGAAAGAGATGGGGGAAGTAGAACAGAAAGAAGCTTTGCAGACCAGTCATAATCTGATATGAAAGATTGGTGGCCACTGTGATGTAATCTTGCTTCATGTCTATTATAAAACGGAGAGTTTGTGTCCTGAATGTAGTATTCTACATCATACAATAAACCCATCTGCCATATGCATAAATATAATCTAGTAAACTGAAACAggaaccttaaaggattagttcactgcATACTAAGTGACATTTTTCCCCCCGTTTCTCCTAGCTGTGCGATTTGGACGCATTCCGAAACGTGAGAAACAACGTCTACTGGATGAAATGCAGAGTTACATGAACAGCCTTAATGAATCGGCGTCCATGGACATCAACTGTACTACACCCACCGAGACCCCTGCCAGCCCTGAAgatggccaatcagaagagGCCATTGGTGCTATCTCGCAAGCTTATCGTAACATCTTCGTGAATGGGGAGAAGTTGTTAGTGAAGATTGAcgatgacaacaacaacaatccTTCTTCCTTCCGGCATAATCAAATACAAGAGTCCGGCTACACCCAGTCTCACCCTCAGCCAAGCATCTCACCGCAAGAACATGCTGTCCATTCTACAACAAGCTGCCTCACCCAATCCAGATGTCCGTTCGCTAACCACGAAAACAAACCAACAATCCAGGTTATGGACAACAACCCCTAtaacttcccacaatcctcaaGTCCCAACCAGGGAACTACACCTTCTCAAAGCTATCCATCTAAGCACAACAGTTATTCCACTCAGACATCTTGTCCTTGGAGACTGAGTCCTGGTGCTAAAGTTCTGGTAGGTTTTATGAGGGCATATGATTTGTTGCACAATGCTAAACAATGTCTAAGTTTactatttgtttatatatataattcatgagactctttctctttctgtatTTCCCTAGGCATGTCCTCTCAATGCATGTCCCATATCCCCAGCCAGTCACTCCAGTCAACAGGTGTGGGAGAGTTTCTCCCAGTGCTTCACTCCAGCTGTTAAAGAAGTGGTTGAATTTGCCAAAAGCATTCCAGGGTTTCAGGCACTGAGTCAACATGATCAGGTCATGCTGCTGAAGGCAGGAACCTTTCAGGTGAGAAACGCCAAAGTCTGTCCCCAGATCATTTCCAATCAGACTGTCTTAGCCTGGATGTATCTGCTTTCCTTCATGAGCCTATATTAGATCTCAATCACATAAGGCAGTTTCTAGTGGTGGGAATCCCATGTTGGTCCAGGTTGGTGTAGTTCTGGTCTACCAGAACTCCTGCTTTCCATGTTGGGGGCCAGCAAACCAGCATCCCATGTTGGTCCCAGCATGCAAAATATGAGGTATATTTTGCATGCTGGGACCAACATGGGATGCTGGTCCAGCAaggctggatttttcagcagggtcaTTTCCGCAAATCTTTCGAACAAATATTTAGAGCCAAAATATTGTTGACTCAAGCTCACGACCCAAGGATTGATTCGGTTCAGATTGGTTTTGTGAACTGGTTCGattgattcattgaaaagattTGCCTCAACTGAACAATTCGATCATGAATCTGACATCCCTTGCAGTTTTGTTAGTTAAAAGTTTCAAACACATTGTGTTACGGACAACTATTTACAGACTGCGCAAAGGCTCTAGACTTATATCTTtacagatttgttttttaacaCTCAGCTAATATGGTCTGAATGTGAAATGCTTGCAGTACTTAAATTACAATGATTGAAGCCTCTGAGAGTTGTTTGATGCACTTTACGCAGCCAAATCTTGAACAGTTTATTTAACATAGTATATCTTCATTGCAGGTTCTAATGGTGAGGTTCTGCTCACTGTTTGATGCCAAGGAACGGACGGTAACATTCCTAAATGGTCAGACCTACCCGTTGGCATCCCTACGAGTGCTTGGCATGGGCGGCCTTCTGGACGCCATGT comes from Chanodichthys erythropterus isolate Z2021 chromosome 6, ASM2448905v1, whole genome shotgun sequence and encodes:
- the nr1d4b gene encoding nuclear receptor subfamily 1, group D, member 4b, whose protein sequence is MDGSPGEGVIHYAGSTGSASPSPGSPSSGYQTQSPSSQPSSPEEVSFTELGALKKYSAGSNGSSAGGNKLVFQFPEVSSATSANTITPTVTSSGQNSYSHPMVGRRPIGFTGTFTKTGGMVLLCKVCGDIASGFHYGVHACEGCKGFFRRSIQQNINYKMCVKNENCLIMRMNRNRCQHCRFKKCLSVGMSRDAVRFGRIPKREKQRLLDEMQSYMNSLNESASMDINCTTPTETPASPEDGQSEEAIGAISQAYRNIFVNGEKLLVKIDDDNNNNPSSFRHNQIQESGYTQSHPQPSISPQEHAVHSTTSCLTQSRCPFANHENKPTIQVMDNNPYNFPQSSSPNQGTTPSQSYPSKHNSYSTQTSCPWRLSPGAKVLACPLNACPISPASHSSQQVWESFSQCFTPAVKEVVEFAKSIPGFQALSQHDQVMLLKAGTFQVLMVRFCSLFDAKERTVTFLNGQTYPLASLRVLGMGGLLDAMFEFSEKLGNMGLEADEMGLFMAVVLVSADRSGISDMGAVEQLQEDLIGALRALITRRRPEDSSLFPKLLLRLPDLRTLNNQHSDKLLAFHIDP